From Micromonospora auratinigra:
GGCCGTCGCCGGGGCACCGATCACGGGCAGCGCGACGGTCGGCTCGTGCAGTCGGCCCCCGGTGGGGTGCGGGGTGGGCTCAGGCATCGGCCGCGTACCCGACGCCGCGGTGGGTGCGGATCACGCTGGCCGGACCGAGCTTGGCCCGGACCTGGGCCACGTGCACGTCCACCGTCCGGGTGCCGGCGTGCGCCGCGTACCCCCAGACCCCGGCGAGCAGTTCCTCCCGGGTGAAGACCCGGCCGGGCCGGGCCATCAGGTGGGCGAGCAGGTCGAACTCGGTGGAGGTGAGCTGCACCGGGGCGCCGGCGGCGGTGACCGTCCGGCGGGACGGGTCGAGGGTGACCGGGCCGACCACCCGGGGCTGTTCCGCACCGGCGGGCGCGCCGGCGGCCCGGCGCAGCACCGCCCGGATCCGGGCGACCAGTTCGCGCGGGCTGAACGGCTTGGTCACGTAGTCGTCCGCGCCCAGTTCCAGGCCGACGATCCGGTCGACCTCGTCGTCGCGGGCGGTGAGGAAGATGACCGGCGTCCAGTCACCGGCCTCGCGCAGCCGCCGGCAGACCTCGGTGCCGGCCAGGCCGGGCAGCGCGATGTCCAGCACGCAGGCCACCGGGCGCAGCCGCAGCGCGGCGGCCAGGCCCGCCGTCCCGTCCCGTTCCAGGTGTACGCCGAAGCCGTCGCGGGTCAGGTAGAGCCGGACCAGGTCGGCGATGGCCGGCTCGTCCTCCACCACGAGGACGAGCCCGCGCGGGGCGGTGTCGGCGGTCACCGGCCCATGATTACCGACCGGTGGCCGCCGGGGAGGTCTGCGGAGTGTTCGGATTCGGTAAGAGCCGGGTCAGCGGACCGGCGCGGGGCGGAACACGGCCGGCCGGGCCGGGGCCGGCGACTCCCCGATGGTGGCGACGAGCCGTTCGGCGGGGGCCCGCAGCCGGGTCCGGAAGGCGTGGTGGAGCAGGGCGTCGAGCTGCCACACCTGCTTCGGGTGGTGGGTACGGATGAGGAACCGCTCGCGCACCCCGTCGATGGCGGTGGCGGCCAGTTCGACGCTCTGCGACCGGGCGTCCGGGCTCCAGGTGACGTTGCTCAGTTCGCGCAGCTCGGTGTTGAGGTGCAGGCGCAGCCGGTGCAGGACCCGGGTCTGCCGGGTCACCACCAGCCGGCGGTGGGTGAGCAGCAGCAGGTAGTCACCGCCGACCGGATGCTCCGGACGGCTGCACCGGGTGACCAGGATGGTGGCGTCGCCGGAGCCGACGCAGCGACGGAAGACCGGCATGTGCCGGGTGACCGTCTGGGTGGCCAGGCCGGTCTCGGCGGCGGCCGGAAGGAACGTTCGCGAGAAGACGTCCATACCTTCTGCAACGACCGCTGACCTGGAGTGATATGGCTCACTCCGAACTTTTGGAAGTTCCATCCGTGCAAATCGCACCCCCGGTGCGACTGTCCCGGGCCGGACGGCCGGCGGGCCCCCTCGCGGGTGCGACGGGGCCCGGCCGGTGGACGGTCAGAGCAGCGGGGACATGCCGCCGAAGCCGGTACCGAGGCGGACCGACGCCGCCCAGCCCGTGCCCAGCCAGCGGAAACGGAACAGGTAGCCGGTCGACTTCTGCACCGCGACCAGGTCCGGCCGGCCGTCTCGGTCGAAGTCGCCGACCTGCACCGCGTCCCGGAACGAGTTCCAGCCGCTGCCGATCCTGGTACGGCCGCCCAGCGAGCCCGCGCGCCCGGCGTACAGGTAGAGGTAGCCGGTGGTCTTCTCCCTGGCCAGCAGGTCCGGGTAGCCGTCACCGGTGAAGTCGCCGCCGCCGTTCAGCTCGTCGTAGCCGTTCCAGCCGCCGGAACCGATCAACATTCGGGCCCCGAAGCCGGTGCCCCGGCCCGGGTAGAGGTAGAGCGCACCGGTGGACGACTGCACCGCGGCCAGGTCCTGGTAACCGTCCCGGTTGTAGTCACCGACCGGGGTGAGTTCCCGCATGCCGTTCCAGCCCGAACCGACCTTCACCCGGCTGCCGAACCAGTTGCCCGTGCCCGGGTAGAGCCACAGGTAGCCGGTCGACTTCTCCCGGGCGACGATGTCCTCGCCGCCGGACCTGTCGAAGTTGCCCACCCGGAGCAGCGCGTCCATGGCGTTCCAGCCGCTGCCCAGGCTCAGCCGCCCGTTCAACGTGGTGCCGTTGCCGCCGTACAGGTAGAGCCGACCGGTGGACGGCTCCCGGTAGACCACGTCCGACCAGCCGTTACCGGTGAAGTCGCCGGACTTCGTGGCGGGCAGCGGCGCGACGTCCAGGAAGTCGCCGTCGATCTCGATGCGGTAGCCGCCGTACGTCTCCTCGTGCGGGCCGACGTGCTGCTTCATCCGCCGCTTCGGCGACCAGTGGGCCGCCGGGATCGCCGGGTCGGAGACCGTCGCCTGGATCATCGGGTCCGCCGTCGGGTCCTCCAGCCGCCAGCGGGCGAAGTGCAGGTAGTCCGGGCGCACGTAACCGGCGGTGCCGTACGCGGCGACCTGGTCCGGCACACCGCGCGCCATGCTGCTGTAGAAGCCGGAGAGGTAGCCGGCGTCGTGCAGGCGGGCGGTCCACGCGCCCAGGAACGTGGTGACCGCCGTGGTGCAGGCCGCGTCCCCGCCCGCGTAGTCCTCCATGTCGTAGACCAGCACGCTCTCCCGGGGCAGCCCGAGGGCCTGCGCCTGGGACAGGGCGTCGTCCGCCTGGGCGAGGCCCTGCGCGGCCGCCCGCGTCGGGTCGATCCTGGCCTTCGAGGTGTTCAGGCAGGGTGCCTGGAGGCCGACGTACATCGGCACCAGGTGCCAGCCGGCGGCCACCTGGGTGGCGACCCAGTCCGCCGTCAGCTCGGGCTGGTCGCAGCCCCGGTCGACGCCACCGAAGTAGACGGTCACCGCGCGGTACGGCGAGGAGGCCCGCCAGGCCGCCATCGCGGCGCTGCTCGGCGCGGTGCAGGCGTCGAACCCGAGTCCGGTGTACGTGCCGGGCTGCGGGCCGACCGCCGCCCGGGCCGGGCCGGTGGTGACCGCCAGCGCGGCACCGGCGCCCAGCACGGTGGCGGCGGTGGCGGCCAGCGTCCGGCGAGCGGCCCGGCGCAGCCCGGGCAGCGAGAAGGTGGGTGTCATGATTCCCCGAATCTGTCCCCGTGATCGGAAGCCGGCGGGCGGACACGTACGCCACTCGCCTCGCACCGGCATCACGATTCTGGACAGGTCAGGGCTGGCCTGTCGAGACCCGAACGGACATCGTCCTGTTCGGATCAGTGCGGCGGCTGGGCGAACAGTTCCTCCAGCCAACCGGGAACCGCGGTGACGTACTCGGCCCGGGCGGGGTCGGACGTGTCCAGGCCACGCCGCCAGGAGAGCGACCGGCCGACCGTGGCCACGGTCATCGCCAGTCCCGCCGCCTCCCGCAGGGTCGCGCGGTCGTACCGGTCGGTCCACGCCTCCAGGTAGGCGTCCCGCAGCCGGTGCAGGACGGGGTCGTCCGGCGCGATACCGGCGGCGGCCGCCACCGAGCGGAGCGTCACCAGCAGGGTGCCGAAGGGCTGCGCCACCGAGGCGTCCCCCCAGTCGAAGAAGCGGTAGCCGGCGTCGCCGGCGAAGACGTTGCCGTCGTGCAGGTCGTCGTGCTGGACGCTGGCCGGGACCCCGATCTCCGCCAGCCGCCGGCAGATCCCGGCGAACTCCGACCGGTACCCGAGCAGCCGCTCGTGCAGTTCGGGACGGAGACCGCCGTCGACGCCGAGCAGCAGGGCGTCCCGGTCGTCGAGCAGCCCGTCCAGGAGGGCCGGCATCAGCGCGGGACGCTGGTCCGGCACGCCCGCCGCGACCAGGCGCTCCACCTCCGGGGCGACGGCGAGCTGGAGCGACGCGTACGCCGGGAGCACCCGCTCCCAGTGGGCCCGGTCCGGCGCGCCTCCCAGCACGTCGCGCAGGGTCGGACCACCGTCGGGCAGCAGCGACCAGCCGCGCGCGACGTCCACCGCGACCGGGTCCGGCACCGCGTCCGGAACGAGGCGGGACAGTTCGGCCAGGAGAACCGCCTCGTACCGGGTGCCGGGGTTGTTGGCCTTGAACCAGTACGGGTCCGCGTCGGTCGGCACCCGCCACACCACCGACCAGGGCCGGACCCGGGCCCGCACCGGGCCGGTCGTCCGGCGGCCGTGCCGGCCCAGGGCATCGGTCACCCAGGCGTATGCCTCGTCCTGCCAACGGTCGGGCCGGGTGGGGGCAGCGGTCTCCACGGGGTGCAGGCTAGGCGCTGGCCGCCCGACCGGCCAGCGGATTCAGAGCAGCTCGACGACGGTCGCGTTGGCCATCCCGCCGCCCTCGCACATGGTCTGCAGGCCGTAGCGGATCCCGTTGTCCCGCATGTGCTGGAGCATGGTGGTCATGATCCGGGCGCCGGAGCCGCCGAGCGGGTGGCCGAGCGCGATCGCGCCGCCGCGCGGGTTCAGCCGCTCCGGGTCCGCCTCGGTCTCCGCCAGCCAGGCCAGCGGCACCGGGGCGAACGCCTCGTTCACCTCGTACACCCCGATCTCCTCGATGCCCAGCCCCGCGCGGCGCAGCGCCTTCGCGGTGGCCGGGATGGGCGCGGTGAGCATGGCGACCGGGTCGTCGGCGGCGACCACGGCGGTGTGCACCCGGGCCAGCGGGCGCAGGCCGTGCCGGCTGGCCCACTCGCTGGTGGTGACCGCGAGCGCCGCGGCGCCGTCGGAGATCTGCGACGCCGAGCCGGCGGTGACCACACCGTCGGTCTTGAACGGGGTGGCCAGCTCGCCCAGCTTGGCCAGCGAGGTGTCCCGGCGGATGCCCTCGTCGGCGGTGAACTTGCCGCCGTCGGCGAGCGGCACCGGGGCCAGCTCGGGATCGAACGCCCCGGCGTCCTGCGCGGCGGCGGCCTTCTCGTGGCTGGCCAGCGCGAACTCGTCGAGCTGGGTACGTGAGAAGCGCCAGCGCGCGGCGATCAGCTCGGCCCCGACGCCCTGGTTGAACGGGAGCGGGCTGTCCTCGGCGACGCCCTCGACGCCCCGGTAACGCTCCAGGATGGCGGGACTGAACGGCATGCCACCGCCGACGCTGGCCCCCATCGGCACCCGGGTCATCGACTCCACGCCACCGGCGACCACCAGGTCGGCCTGGCCGGAGAGGACGGTCGCGGCGGCGAAGTGCAGCGCCTGCTGGCTCGATCCGCACTGCCGGTCCAGCGTGGTGCCGGGGACCGACTCGGGCCAGCCGGCGGCCAGCACGGCGTTGCGGGCGACGTTCCAGGACTGCTCGCCGACCTGCGACACGCAGCCCCAGACCACGTCGTCGACCTGGGCCGGGTCGATGCCGGTGCGCTCGGCGAGGGCGCGCAGCACGTGCGCCGAGAGATCGACCGGGTGGACGCCGGCCAGGCTGCCCTTGCGCCGCCCCACCGGGGTCCGTACCGCGCCGACGATGACCGCGTCACTCATGTTTACTCCCCGGTAACTTGGGCTGTCCCGATCCTACGTCCTGACCCGCCCGGGCGTCCTCCCCCGGTTTCCGCGCGGTGGCATGCTGGTCCGGTGCTGCCACAGTCGCCCCCGGCCCGCCAGTGGCGGGTGCCGACCGTCCTGCCGGTGGTCAAGCTCGCCGGTGCGCTCGTCCTGGCCGCGGCGGGCCTGCTCTTCGCCGACGGGGACCGGGTCCAGCTGGTGCTCGCCGGGCTGGCCGCCGCCGCGCTGGCCGGCTGGGCGCTGCGCGACCTGGTCGCGCCCGTCCGGCTCGCGGTGGACCCGGAGGGGATCACGGTCCGCCGGGGCTTCGCCGGCCGGCAGCGGCTGCCCTGGCCGGTGGTGGAGGCGATCCGGGTGGACCGGCGCACCCGGCGCGGGCTGACCGCCGAGACGCTGGAGGTGGACGCGGGCGACTCGCTGCACCTGTTCGGCCGGTACGACCTGGGCGCCCCGCCGGAGGAGGTCGCCGAGGCACTGCTCGCGGCCCGTCCCGCGGGTTAGGCGGCGGCGCTCCCGCTCAGGCCAGCATCGCGGTGCGGACCAGGATCAGGCCGAGCAGGGCCACCGCGAGGACCGCCGTGCCGGCCGCCTGGAAGAGGTTCCGCCGGCCGCGCGGGGCGTACGCCAGGACCAGCGCCGCCAGCGCGCCGACGACCAGGCCCCCCAGGTGACCGGCGATGGAGATGCCCGGCACGGTGAACGTGAAGATCAGGTTGATCACCAGGATCGGCACGATGGACGAGGTGTCCCGGCCGAGCCGGCGCATGATCACGAAGATCGCCGCGAAGAGGCCGAAGATCGCGGTCGACGCCCCGGCCGACGGCCGGTTCGGCGCGCTGAACAGGTAGACCGCGACGTTGCCGCCGAGCCCGGCGAGCAGGTAGAGCGCGAGGAAGCGCAGCGGACCGAGCACCGCCTCCAGGGTCCGGCCGAGCACCCAGAGCGCCCACATGTTGAGCAGCAGGTGCACCACGCCGTAGTGCAGGAACATCGCGGTGACCAGCCGGTACCACTGCCCCTCGGCGACCCCGCCGAGGCTGCCGTCCGGCAGGATCGCCCGCCCCAGCACCGAGCCCCAGTCGGTCAGCGGGGTCGACCCGCCCAGCAGGCCGCCCAGCCCGCCGCCGGCGATCGCCGTTCCGCTCCTGGCCGACGCGATGGAGAGCAGCATCATCAGCACGTTCAGGGCGATCAGCGTCTTGGTGACGTAGCCCTGGCGGCCGGCGGCACCGCCACCGAAGGCGGTACGCGCCGGCCGCACGGTACGGCGTCCCTCGCTGACGCACTCCGGGCACTGGTGCCCGACCGAGGCGTCCCGCATGCACTCCGGGCAGATCGGCCGGTCACAGCGGGTGCACCGGACGTAGGTGGCCCGATCGGGGTGGCGGTAGCAGACCGGTGCGGTCGGCACCGGCCCGTGGGTCGCGTCACCTGGCTGCCCGGAGCGCTCAGTCATGCGAGCAAAGGTACCCGCGTCCTGCTCAGGCGGACTTGTGCTCGATCTCGACGCGCTCGATGACCACGTCCTGCAGCGGCCGGTCGCTCGGGCCGGTCGGCGTGTTGGCGATCGAGTCCACGACCTTGGCCGACTGCTCGTCGGCGACCTGGCCGAAGATGGTGTGCCGGTTGTTCAGGTGCGGGGTCGGGCCCACCGTGATGAAGAACTGCGAGCCGTTGGTGCCCGGCCCGGCGTTCGCCATCGCCAGCAGGTACGGCCGGTCGAAGCGCAGCTCCGGGTGGAACTCGTCGCCGAACTTGTAGCCCGGGCCACCGCGACCGGTGCCGGTCGGGTCACCCATCTGGACCATGAAACCGCTGATCACGCGGTGCGAGATGGTGCCGTCGTAGTACGGCCCGCTGCCCGGCTGGCCGGTACGCGGGTCGATGTACTCCTTGGTGCCCTCGGCCAGCTCGACGAAGTTGCGAACGGTCTTCGGCGCGTGGTTCGGGAAGAGCTCCAGCCGGATCGGGCCAGCGTTGGTGTGCAAGGTGGCGTAGACAGCCTCGGCCACGGGTACTCCTCACTCGTTGGTCAGTTCCATGCGGATCCTCCCATGTGCCCGATCTGGCCATGCGGAGGCATCCGAAGGTGGAGGATGACGAAGGAACAACTCCCAGGAGGTGGGACCGTGTTTGGAATCGGGCGGCGCAAGACCCAGGGGCAGCTCGCGAAGGCGGAGCTGAACCAGGGCATCGGTCACCTGCGGCAGGCCGCCACGCACGCGGCGAAGGGTGCCGGCGCCACGGTGGGCCCGCGGGTCCAGGCAGCCCGGGGCGCAGTCGCGCCCACCGCCGTCTTGGTCCGGGACCGGGCGTCGAGCGGGGTCGCCTCGACGGCGGCGGCGCTCGCCCCGCTGCTGATGGCCGTGCGCAACGCGCAGGCCGAGACGGCGGCCAAGGGCCTCAAGGGCCGCAAGGCTGCCGCCGCCAAGCGGGCCGAGGTGTCCACGAAGCTCAAGGCGAAGAACGTGAAGGCCGCGAAGAAGAAGCAGAAGAAGTCGCGCGGGTCGATGGTCGGCCTGCTGGCCGCCGGCACCGTCGCCGGCCTGGCCGGGGCGATGGCCATGCGCCGCCGCCGGGAGCAGCGCGAGTGGGCCGAGTACGACCCGGCCGGCTCGTTCGCCCCGATGGGCGGGGACAAGCTGGAGCCGATGCGCGAGGACGTGGACACGATCGTGGTGGAGACCCCCGACCCGACCGCGAAGGTGACCGACGCCTCGACCATGTCCAGCCGGTCCGGCGTGGCCGGCGGCCCGACCGGCGCGGGCAGCTCGGCGGTCGCCGGGGGCGACAGCTCCTCGACGACCACGCCCGGCAGCCAGCCGGTGATCCACCCGAACAGCAAGGTCCCCTCGGTCGCCGAGGGTGCCCGGGACGTCACCGGTCGCCCGGCGGACGACATCACCAAGGCCGTGGAGAACGGCAAGGCCGGCGCCAAGGCCAGCGGACGCCGCTGACCACGGTCGCGGAAAGCGCCGGCGCGCGGGGTACGCCCCGCGTGGCCGGCGCTTCCGACTGTCCAGGGTGCCGACCGGCCGGGGTGCGGGCGGCCCGCGCGGGCGCGGAGGTCGCGCTCAGAGCCAGCCGTTGCGGCGGAACCAGCGGTAGAGGATCAGCGACAGGGCCAGGTTCACGGCCCACACGCCCGGATAGCCGTACGTCCACTTCAGCTCGGGCATGTTGTCGAAGTTCATGCCGTAGATGCCGGCGATCGCGGTCCACACCGCGCCGATGGCCGCCCAGGCGGCGATCTTGCGCATGTCGTTGTTCTGGTCGACGGTGACCTGGGCCAGCCGCGCCTGGAGGATCGAGTTGAGCAGGTCGTCGTACGAGTTGACCTGCTCGACGGTGCGGCTGAGGTGGTCCTGCACGTCCCGGAAGTAGCGCCGCACCTCCGGCGGCACATCCCGGTTGACCTGGGAGGTGAGGGTGAGCAGCGGCCGCTGCAACGGCACCACCGCCCGCTTG
This genomic window contains:
- a CDS encoding response regulator transcription factor, which encodes MTADTAPRGLVLVVEDEPAIADLVRLYLTRDGFGVHLERDGTAGLAAALRLRPVACVLDIALPGLAGTEVCRRLREAGDWTPVIFLTARDDEVDRIVGLELGADDYVTKPFSPRELVARIRAVLRRAAGAPAGAEQPRVVGPVTLDPSRRTVTAAGAPVQLTSTEFDLLAHLMARPGRVFTREELLAGVWGYAAHAGTRTVDVHVAQVRAKLGPASVIRTHRGVGYAADA
- a CDS encoding glycoside hydrolase domain-containing protein, which translates into the protein MTPTFSLPGLRRAARRTLAATAATVLGAGAALAVTTGPARAAVGPQPGTYTGLGFDACTAPSSAAMAAWRASSPYRAVTVYFGGVDRGCDQPELTADWVATQVAAGWHLVPMYVGLQAPCLNTSKARIDPTRAAAQGLAQADDALSQAQALGLPRESVLVYDMEDYAGGDAACTTAVTTFLGAWTARLHDAGYLSGFYSSMARGVPDQVAAYGTAGYVRPDYLHFARWRLEDPTADPMIQATVSDPAIPAAHWSPKRRMKQHVGPHEETYGGYRIEIDGDFLDVAPLPATKSGDFTGNGWSDVVYREPSTGRLYLYGGNGTTLNGRLSLGSGWNAMDALLRVGNFDRSGGEDIVAREKSTGYLWLYPGTGNWFGSRVKVGSGWNGMRELTPVGDYNRDGYQDLAAVQSSTGALYLYPGRGTGFGARMLIGSGGWNGYDELNGGGDFTGDGYPDLLAREKTTGYLYLYAGRAGSLGGRTRIGSGWNSFRDAVQVGDFDRDGRPDLVAVQKSTGYLFRFRWLGTGWAASVRLGTGFGGMSPLL
- a CDS encoding phosphotransferase; protein product: METAAPTRPDRWQDEAYAWVTDALGRHGRRTTGPVRARVRPWSVVWRVPTDADPYWFKANNPGTRYEAVLLAELSRLVPDAVPDPVAVDVARGWSLLPDGGPTLRDVLGGAPDRAHWERVLPAYASLQLAVAPEVERLVAAGVPDQRPALMPALLDGLLDDRDALLLGVDGGLRPELHERLLGYRSEFAGICRRLAEIGVPASVQHDDLHDGNVFAGDAGYRFFDWGDASVAQPFGTLLVTLRSVAAAAGIAPDDPVLHRLRDAYLEAWTDRYDRATLREAAGLAMTVATVGRSLSWRRGLDTSDPARAEYVTAVPGWLEELFAQPPH
- a CDS encoding thiolase family protein → MSDAVIVGAVRTPVGRRKGSLAGVHPVDLSAHVLRALAERTGIDPAQVDDVVWGCVSQVGEQSWNVARNAVLAAGWPESVPGTTLDRQCGSSQQALHFAAATVLSGQADLVVAGGVESMTRVPMGASVGGGMPFSPAILERYRGVEGVAEDSPLPFNQGVGAELIAARWRFSRTQLDEFALASHEKAAAAQDAGAFDPELAPVPLADGGKFTADEGIRRDTSLAKLGELATPFKTDGVVTAGSASQISDGAAALAVTTSEWASRHGLRPLARVHTAVVAADDPVAMLTAPIPATAKALRRAGLGIEEIGVYEVNEAFAPVPLAWLAETEADPERLNPRGGAIALGHPLGGSGARIMTTMLQHMRDNGIRYGLQTMCEGGGMANATVVELL
- a CDS encoding PH domain-containing protein; protein product: MLPQSPPARQWRVPTVLPVVKLAGALVLAAAGLLFADGDRVQLVLAGLAAAALAGWALRDLVAPVRLAVDPEGITVRRGFAGRQRLPWPVVEAIRVDRRTRRGLTAETLEVDAGDSLHLFGRYDLGAPPEEVAEALLAARPAG
- a CDS encoding rhomboid family intramembrane serine protease, which translates into the protein MTERSGQPGDATHGPVPTAPVCYRHPDRATYVRCTRCDRPICPECMRDASVGHQCPECVSEGRRTVRPARTAFGGGAAGRQGYVTKTLIALNVLMMLLSIASARSGTAIAGGGLGGLLGGSTPLTDWGSVLGRAILPDGSLGGVAEGQWYRLVTAMFLHYGVVHLLLNMWALWVLGRTLEAVLGPLRFLALYLLAGLGGNVAVYLFSAPNRPSAGASTAIFGLFAAIFVIMRRLGRDTSSIVPILVINLIFTFTVPGISIAGHLGGLVVGALAALVLAYAPRGRRNLFQAAGTAVLAVALLGLILVRTAMLA
- a CDS encoding peptidylprolyl isomerase, whose product is MAEAVYATLHTNAGPIRLELFPNHAPKTVRNFVELAEGTKEYIDPRTGQPGSGPYYDGTISHRVISGFMVQMGDPTGTGRGGPGYKFGDEFHPELRFDRPYLLAMANAGPGTNGSQFFITVGPTPHLNNRHTIFGQVADEQSAKVVDSIANTPTGPSDRPLQDVVIERVEIEHKSA